The Synechococcus sp. WH 8101 sequence TCCAGACCGCCGTAGCCCTGCTCCAGCATCTGAATCACCAGCTGATAGCGATCACGGGCCGCCGGGGGCTCAGCCATGAGGCGACAGGTGGCGGTGCAGACGGCCTCAATGTCGGCCAGAAGGGTGGTGGGCCAACCCTGGGGCGGGGCGCCGATCAGCACCAGCTCATGACGGCACCCCTCCACCTCGAAGGTCTGGGCCGAAACGTCACCGGCATGCACCGGGCTATCCACCAACGCATCAAAATGCTCAGCGCAATATCGACCCGACTCCAGCGGCAAGGGCACATGGGCTTGCCATTCGGCAGGCAACTGCAGCTCCAGCCGGTGTTCGCTCCAGCGCTCCCCCTCCACCAGCATCGCCACGGCCGAGAGGCAAAGAGAGGCGAAGTCGGGATCGAGATAGCAGGTGCGCACCGTGAGCTGTCGCGCCTCCAGTTGATAAGTCAGATGGAGCGGCGAGCCCGGTTCGACGGTGGCGGTCCACCGCGACGGGGAGCAGCGCTGCGGCGTCAGGACGTGATCGCCCTGGCGCAGGCAAAGCGAATGCAGGTGCTGCACCGGATCGCGCACCGTGTAAGAGCCCGGCGTCCAGATCGGCAGTTGCCATTGGGCCCGGGCATGGCGCGGCATCCAGCTCTGCTCAACACGCAGGGTCTGGGAGGCGGCATCCCGTAGATCGAGCCGGAGTGTGACGGCAGGTGCGGCAGACAAGGCTTCAGTCGACGCTGACGACAGCGCGAGCGTCCAAGCTGCTCAAGGCCTGAATCAAGGCGTAACGCCGCAGGATCTTCCGCAGCCGCAGCTGGGTCGCGGCACTCCACACCTGTCGCTGCAGGTCAGTGACAAGGTCGAGAGGCTGCTCCGGCGCCGGGCGTCGCCAGGCGAAACAGACCCGACCGTGGCGAGACGCGACGAGATCAACGGGCAGGACGCCGGAGGCGAGCGTGGCCACCGTGCCGTTTCGGCTGACGCTGTAGCCCTCAGCCTCCAACGCTGCCGCCAGACCCTCGAGGTCGGTGAGCACGGTGGGCAGGATGGAGAGATGGGACATGAACCAAATGCCCGCTTTTTCGAACCTTAGCCAGGCTGCGCAACCCGGGGATCAGGCTTCGACCTCTCTGCTGGTGCCGGCGATCGACAGCTGGCCCCAGTTCGATCCGCCCTTGCGCCTCGGGGTGATGGCCTCAGGCGAGGGAACCAATCTCGAGGCCCTGGCCCAGGCCTGCAGGGATGGGCTGCTGCAGGCCCGGCTGCTGCGCCTGGTGGTGAACAAGGCCAATTGCGGCGCACTGGCGCGGGCCGATCGGCTCGGCATTCCCTGGGTGCTGCACGACCACCGTCGCTTCGAGACGCGAGAGGATCTTGATCGCGCCCTGGTGGCGAGCTTCCAGGCCGATGCGGTGGAAGCGGTGGTGATGGCGGGATGGATGCGCATCGTCACCAAGGTGCTGATCGAGGCCTTCCCGCAACGGCTGATCAACCTGCATCCGTCCCTGCTGCCCAGTTTCCGGGGCCTCGATGCGGTGGGACAGGCCCTGGGTGCCGGTGTGCCGATCAGTGGCTGCTCCGCCCACCTGGTCTGTGAAGACGTGGATTCCGGTCCGCTGCTGGCCCAGGCCGCCGTCCCGGTGCTTCCCGGCGACGATCCAGCCAGGCTCGCGGCGCGGATCCGGGTGCAGGAGCATCGGCTCCTGCCCTGGGCCGTGGCGCTCGCCGCGAAGCGTTGGCGCGCTCAGGGGTAGAAGGGTGCCAAGGGCAGTCCGGTGGCCACCGGCAGACCCGCCATCAGATTGAGGCACTGCACCCCCTGACCGGCTTGCCCCTTGATCAGGTTGTCGACAGCACTCATCAGCACCAGGCGGCTGTTGCGCTGATCCACCTGAACCGACAGGAGGGAGAGATTGGTGTGGCGCACCCACTTTGTTGCGGGGTAGGTACCCACCGGAAGCACCCGGATGAAGGGGTGATGGCGATAAAAGGCCTCCAGCACGGTGGTGCAGTCTTCAGCGGTGAGGCCGGGGTCGCGCAGGCGGCCATACACGGTGGCCAGCAAACCGCGCACCATCGGCACCAGGTGGGGCGTGAACTGCAGCTGAATCCCACAACCGGCGGCCTGGCTGGCGAGCTGTTCGATTTCGGATGTGTGGCGATGGCCGATCACGCCATAGGGCGCGATCGACTCCGACGCCTCCGAGAGCAGCAGGTTCTCCTTAGCGGCCCGACCACCACCGGAGGTGCCGGTTTTGGCATCGATGATCAGCCCTTCGGTTTCAATCAGGCCCTGCTTGAGGAAGGGAAGTAGGGGCAACAGGCTGGCGGTGGGAAAACAACCGGGCGCGGCCACAAGCGACGCTGTGGCGATCGCCGGCCCGTTCCATTCCGGCAATCCATACACGGCCTGTTCGCAGAGATCGGAATCCTGACGCTGGCGCTGGGACGCCTCCTGTACATACACCTGACTCCATTGGTCCAGTGAGCGATAGCGGTAGTCAGCGGAGAGATCCACCACCCGAACACTTCGCTCCAGCAGGGCCGGCACCAGATCACTGGCCAGACCGTTGGGAAGACTCAGAACGGCGAAGTCAGCCTGCTCGGCGATCCGATCCGGATCGGGCTTCTCAACGATCGGGTCATCTGCCAGGGGAAGAAAGGAACACAGTTCACTCCAGCGTTGGCCCGCGCTGCGTTCACCACCGAGAAAGGTGACCACCAGGCCAGGATGGTTCTGCAGCAAGCGAAGCGTCTGCAGACCGCCGTATCCGGACGCCCCGATCACAGCAACCCTGCCAACGGGCGTGTCGGGAAGGGCGGGGGAAACGCTCTGCATGAGCCGGTCTGGACGCCGGCTGATCGTAACGGTGTCGATAATGACAAGAGCGCGAACAACAGCCATTTCCTTCGATTCGATTTCCGATGCCCTGGCGGCGATCCGCAACGGAGAGTGTGTCGTTGTTGTCGATGACGAACGTCGGGAGAACGAAGGCGATCTGATCTGTGCCGCCCAGTTCGCCTCACCGGATCAGATCAATTTCATGGCCACCCATGCCCGGGGGTTGATCTGCCTGGCCATGGAGGGGGAACGCCTGGATGCCCTCGATCTGCCCTTGATGGTGGACCGCAACACCGATGCCAATCAGACCGCTTTCACGGTGAGCATCGATGCCGGCCCGGAGCATGGCGTGAGCACGGGCATTTCCGCCGACGACCGCTCACGCACCATTCAGGTCGCCCTGCGTCCGGATGCGCGCCCGGCCGATCTGCGCCGCCCCGGCCACATCTTTCCCCTGCGCGCACGCCAGGGCGGGGTGCTCAAACGGGCAGGGCATACCGAAGCCGCGGTGGATCTTGCCCAGTTGGCAGGCCTCATCCCCGCCGGAGTGATCTGCGAAATCCAAAACGCCGATGGCTCGATGGCGCGGCTTCCGGAACTACGGGACTACGCCCGTCAATGGAACCTGCGCCTGATCAGCATTGCCGACCTGATCCGCTATCGCCTCAACAACGAGCGTTTCGTGCGTCGCCAGGCCCAGGCCACCCTGCCGAGCCTGTTCGGCAGCTTCCAGGCGATCGGCTATCGCAACGAACTCGATGGCAGTGAACATGTGGCGATCATCAAGGGGGATCCGCAACAGCTGCAGGAACCGGTGTTGGTGCGGATGCACTCCGAATGCCTCACCGGCGATGCCTTTGGCTCCTTGCGCTGCGACTGCAGACCCCAGCTGGAATCAGCCCTGGCCCGCATCGAAGCCGAAGGCGAAGGGGTGGTGGTGTATCTGCGTCAGGAAGGTCGTGGCATCGGCCTGATCAACAAACTGAAGGCCTACAGCCTTCAAGATGGCGGGCTCGACACGGTGGAAGCGAACGAAAAGCTGGGCTTTCCGGCGGATCTGCGCAACTACGGCGTCGGTGCCCAGATCCTCAGCGACCTGGGCATCCACCGCCTGCGCCTGCTCACCAACAATCCGCGCAAGATCGCCGGCCTCGATGGTTACGGACTCGAGGTGGTGGAGCGGGTTCCCCTGGTGATCGAACCCGGTGACCACAACGCCGACTACCTCGCCGTCAAACGCGACAAGCTCGGCCATTGGATCCACGAAGTCTCCACGGTGATCTGTTGGGACGGCACCCTGCCGGCGGACGCCCTGCCGCAGCCCCTGGCCATGGCCTCGGAGGCCGCTGCGCTCGAAGGATTGGTGCTGGTGCCCGTGCAATCGCCCCGACTGCTGGCCCTGTGGGAACGCCCCCAGTTCGCCTGGCGGCTGGCGGATGCCACCGCAGAAGCTGCGGGTGAGGGGGAGACCAACTCGACTGAACCCTTGGACAGCCGACTGAACCGCTTGCTGAGCGCCATGGCGTCCTGGCCGATCACGCGCCGGATCGGCCTCTATCGCACATCAAGGCCTGACCAACTGAACCACCCACCCCAGACCCTGGAGCGAGACGAACGGCTGCTGGAGCAGCTGCGGAACGGGACGCCGCCATTGCCGCTCGGCAGCAACGACGTCGCCCTGATCCAGTGGAGCTGACTGCTTAGCAGATCAGTCTTCGACGTTCACCTTGGTGATCCGGGAGCCGTTCTTCAGAGCCAGCACCACCGCCATGTCACCGGTCTGACCGAAGACGGTGTGGACCCCATCGAGATGGGGCTGGGCCTCGTGGACGATGAAAAACTGGCTGCCACCGGTGTTCTTGCCGGCATGGGCCATCGAGAGAGCGCCGGGCACGTGCTTGCGACTGTTGATCTCACAGTCGATCGTGTAGCCAGGGCCACCGGTGCCGGGCATGCCCTTGGCACCTTCACGGGAGTTGGGGCAACCGCCCTGGGCCATGAAGCCGTCGATGACGCGATGGAAGGCAAGCCCGTCGTAAAAGCCATCGCGGGCCAGTTTGACGAAGTTGGCCACGGTGTTCGGAGCGTCGGCATCGAACATCTCCAGCCGGATCAGGCCGGCGTCCGTCTCCATCAGAACAGTCGTCAAGGGGTGAACTGCGCAAACGGTCAGCCTAAGCAGGCGATGATGGTTGTCGACGACAAGATCAGCCAATGAACGCTTCGGCAGGGACGGCTCCCCTCGATGCGGCCCGGGTGGGAGTGATCGGTGGCAGCGGTCTCTATGCCATCGACGGGCTTACGGATGTGCAGGAGGTGGTGGTGGACACCCCCTTCGGCAGTCCCTCCGACCCCCTGCGGGTCGGGCGGCTCAACGGGGTGGATGTGGTGTTTCTGGCCCGCCATGGGCGCGGCCATCACCTGCTCCCGAGTGAAGTCCCCTATCGCGCCAACATCTGGGCGCTGCGCTCCCTCAACGTGCGCTGGTTGGTCTCCGTCTCGGCGGTAGGCTCCCTGCGGGAACATCTGCGCCCCCGCGACATGGTGGTGCCCTCCCAGTTCATCGATCGAACGATGCAGCGGCCCCAGTCGTTCTTCGGAGAGGGTTGCGTCGCCCACGTCAGCCTGGCGGAACCCTTCTGCTCCCGCCTCAGCACCCTGCTCGCCAACGCCGCCGAAGCGGAGATGCCAGCCGGGCACCACCTGCATCGGGGCGGCACCTACCTCTGCATGGAAGGGCCGGCATTCTCGACCCGAGCGGAAAGCGAGCTCTACCGCAACTGGGGCTGTGATGTGATCGGCATGACCAATCACACCGAAGCGCGACTGGCAAGGGAAGCGGAAATCGCCTACGCCTCCCTGAGCATGGTCACCGACTTCGATTGCTGGCACAACGACCACGACGCCGTGTCGGTGGAGATGGTGGTGGGCAATCTGCGCGCCAATGCGGTGGCCACCGGCCCGATCCTCCACCAATTGATGGAGTCTCTGAAGCAGCAGCGGCCCGCCTCGGTGGCCCACACAGCCCTCAAGGACGCCCTGATGACGGCGCCCGAAGCCGTTCCCGCTGAAACAAGACAGCGCCTCGATCTGTTCACCGCCCCCTATTGGGGGCCAGTGAGCACCACCCGGTGAGCCGCAGCCCTAACTAGGGCGACACCAGCGCCGCGCCGCACGACGCCAGGGCGGGCCGCAGTTGTTCGTTGTGCTCCCCCAGACAGGCTCGCGCCGGCTCCGCCTCCAGGCCCGTTGCGGCCATCAGCAAGGCGAGCTTCACCGAGCCTCCCGCTGCCTGCAGCAACCGCTCCCCATCCTCCCGGGGCACCCCCGCCAGATCGCGCAAGATCCGCAGGGCCCGGTCCACCAGCTTGCTGTTGCTAGCGGCCACATCCACCATCCGATTGCCATACACCTTGCCCAAGCGCACCATCACGCCGGTGGAGAGGATGTTTAGCGCCATTTTGGTGGCCGTCCCGGCTTTGAGCCGGGTCGAACCGGTGAGCAGTTCCGGCCCCGTGAGCAGACGGATGTCGATCGCGCAGGGCAGCGACGCCTGGGCGCTGGGGACGCAGGCCATGCCGATCGTGAGCGCGCCGAGGGAACCGGCGTAATCGAGCGCCCCATGCACATAGGGCGTGGTGCCGCCAGCAGCAATGCCCACCACGCAATCGGCCGTGCCGACACCGCGATCACGCAGAGCCTCGGCTCCGGCATCGCGCTGGTCCTCCAAACCCTCCGAACTGCGCAGCAA is a genomic window containing:
- the purN gene encoding phosphoribosylglycinamide formyltransferase, with the translated sequence MPAFSNLSQAAQPGDQASTSLLVPAIDSWPQFDPPLRLGVMASGEGTNLEALAQACRDGLLQARLLRLVVNKANCGALARADRLGIPWVLHDHRRFETREDLDRALVASFQADAVEAVVMAGWMRIVTKVLIEAFPQRLINLHPSLLPSFRGLDAVGQALGAGVPISGCSAHLVCEDVDSGPLLAQAAVPVLPGDDPARLAARIRVQEHRLLPWAVALAAKRWRAQG
- the argC gene encoding N-acetyl-gamma-glutamyl-phosphate reductase — encoded protein: MQSVSPALPDTPVGRVAVIGASGYGGLQTLRLLQNHPGLVVTFLGGERSAGQRWSELCSFLPLADDPIVEKPDPDRIAEQADFAVLSLPNGLASDLVPALLERSVRVVDLSADYRYRSLDQWSQVYVQEASQRQRQDSDLCEQAVYGLPEWNGPAIATASLVAAPGCFPTASLLPLLPFLKQGLIETEGLIIDAKTGTSGGGRAAKENLLLSEASESIAPYGVIGHRHTSEIEQLASQAAGCGIQLQFTPHLVPMVRGLLATVYGRLRDPGLTAEDCTTVLEAFYRHHPFIRVLPVGTYPATKWVRHTNLSLLSVQVDQRNSRLVLMSAVDNLIKGQAGQGVQCLNLMAGLPVATGLPLAPFYP
- the ribBA gene encoding bifunctional 3,4-dihydroxy-2-butanone-4-phosphate synthase/GTP cyclohydrolase II produces the protein MTRARTTAISFDSISDALAAIRNGECVVVVDDERRENEGDLICAAQFASPDQINFMATHARGLICLAMEGERLDALDLPLMVDRNTDANQTAFTVSIDAGPEHGVSTGISADDRSRTIQVALRPDARPADLRRPGHIFPLRARQGGVLKRAGHTEAAVDLAQLAGLIPAGVICEIQNADGSMARLPELRDYARQWNLRLISIADLIRYRLNNERFVRRQAQATLPSLFGSFQAIGYRNELDGSEHVAIIKGDPQQLQEPVLVRMHSECLTGDAFGSLRCDCRPQLESALARIEAEGEGVVVYLRQEGRGIGLINKLKAYSLQDGGLDTVEANEKLGFPADLRNYGVGAQILSDLGIHRLRLLTNNPRKIAGLDGYGLEVVERVPLVIEPGDHNADYLAVKRDKLGHWIHEVSTVICWDGTLPADALPQPLAMASEAAALEGLVLVPVQSPRLLALWERPQFAWRLADATAEAAGEGETNSTEPLDSRLNRLLSAMASWPITRRIGLYRTSRPDQLNHPPQTLERDERLLEQLRNGTPPLPLGSNDVALIQWS
- a CDS encoding peptidylprolyl isomerase, producing the protein METDAGLIRLEMFDADAPNTVANFVKLARDGFYDGLAFHRVIDGFMAQGGCPNSREGAKGMPGTGGPGYTIDCEINSRKHVPGALSMAHAGKNTGGSQFFIVHEAQPHLDGVHTVFGQTGDMAVVLALKNGSRITKVNVED
- the mtnP gene encoding S-methyl-5'-thioadenosine phosphorylase, whose translation is MNASAGTAPLDAARVGVIGGSGLYAIDGLTDVQEVVVDTPFGSPSDPLRVGRLNGVDVVFLARHGRGHHLLPSEVPYRANIWALRSLNVRWLVSVSAVGSLREHLRPRDMVVPSQFIDRTMQRPQSFFGEGCVAHVSLAEPFCSRLSTLLANAAEAEMPAGHHLHRGGTYLCMEGPAFSTRAESELYRNWGCDVIGMTNHTEARLAREAEIAYASLSMVTDFDCWHNDHDAVSVEMVVGNLRANAVATGPILHQLMESLKQQRPASVAHTALKDALMTAPEAVPAETRQRLDLFTAPYWGPVSTTR
- the murQ gene encoding N-acetylmuramic acid 6-phosphate etherase is translated as MTHIPASEDRGHLMTEQANPRSHALDRLCTADLVDLFVTEDRRPQEAVAAAAPALAEAIDQIADRLRQGGRLFYVGAGTSGRLGVLDAAECPPTFCSPPELVQGVLAGGAPALLRSSEGLEDQRDAGAEALRDRGVGTADCVVGIAAGGTTPYVHGALDYAGSLGALTIGMACVPSAQASLPCAIDIRLLTGPELLTGSTRLKAGTATKMALNILSTGVMVRLGKVYGNRMVDVAASNSKLVDRALRILRDLAGVPREDGERLLQAAGGSVKLALLMAATGLEAEPARACLGEHNEQLRPALASCGAALVSP